In Aegilops tauschii subsp. strangulata cultivar AL8/78 chromosome 3, Aet v6.0, whole genome shotgun sequence, one genomic interval encodes:
- the LOC120976908 gene encoding uncharacterized protein: MARMTKTKAKAKAKGASNETKHTNNTEWHESEKDYVSFDLDLRPEYYEESHSKLMDAIIALLEKEANNENKGLPKGEQKPTKVNGRVYTAAGGAFLVRLLLDDPKKEVVTLLYGLKDLYLKGWNVGAIWYLMKELDVALPPSTQVAFKTKTITSRKGRRHTVKDGIHFLSWSGSYLSLSGGKFQPFFYNAFGKANDKLRDAGNLVADDQDSELQPSVALYAIKSECVRFPEIESSVIANTTDPLNIIEAPLDKHLIIRMDQWGTGSVACYGANPPEWVRVIKRDLTSHLRLKVEPLYRKKKNQAIVQEVEEPVALVQEVEEPVALRETIQGEGICLMEGLKGRNRFVESFVPDKSFAVRVKVIRLPDTLSETLEEHEVVGEASLSDCEVATKKRRQMLCAVGREVQAASKLMRRKLLRYRKTLPGLLWQVQAVFNQAMRRKLLGYRKTFEWLHAAHVCIWWPECAACFK; the protein is encoded by the exons ATGGCTCGCATGACCAAGAccaaggccaaggccaaggcAAAGGGCGCAAGCAATGAAACAAAGCACACCAACAACACAGAGTGGCATGAATCTGAAAAGGATTATGTTTCATTCGATCTCGATCTTCGCCCAGAGTATTACGAAGAAAGTCACAGCAAGTTGATGGATGCTATCATAGCTCTCCTAGAGAAGGAGGCGAATAACGAGAACAAGGGACTGCCTAAAGGCGAGCAAAAGCCGACCAAGGTTAATGGAAGGGTGTACACGGCAGCAGGTGGTGCATTTTTGGTACGCCTGCTGCTGGATGATCCTAAGAAGGAGGTTGTTACCCTTCTGTATGGTCTGAAGGATCTTTACTTAAAAGGATGGAACGTGGGAG CCATTTGGTACCTAATGAAAGAGCTTGATGTGGCTTTACCGCCAAGTACACAGGTGGCTTTCAAAACAAAGACCATCACTTCAAGAAAAGGAAGGAGACACACTGTCAAAGACGGAATCCATTTCCTCAGCTGGTCCGGCAGCTACCTCTCTTTAAGTGGAGGCAAGTTTCAGCCATTCTTCTATAATGCTTTTGGAAAAGCCAATGACAAGCTTCGTGATGCTGGGAATCTGGTGGCAGACGACCAAGATTCCGAGCTCCAACCTTCTGTGGCGCTGTATGCCATTAAATCTGAGTGTGTTCGGTTCCCGGAGATCGAGTCCTCAGTGATTGCTAATACAACCGACCCTCTGAACATCATTGAAGCGCCACTCGACAAACATCTCATAATAAGGATGGATCAGTGGGGTACTGGATCAGTAGCTTGCTATGGTGCAAACCCACCAGAATGGGTTAGGGTTATCAAGAGAGACCTGACATCACACTTACGATTGAAGGTTGAGCCTCTATATCGAAAAAAGAAGAACCAAGCTATCGTGCAGGAGGTGGAGGAGCCAGTGGCGCTCGTGCAGGAGGTGGAGGAGCCAGTGGCGCTCCGGGAGACCATCCAAGGAGAAGGCATCTGTCTGATGGAGGGCTTGAAGGGCCGGAATCGCTTTGTTGAAAGCTTTGTGCCAGACAAGTCTTTTGCTGTGAGAGTCAAAGTAATAAGGCTGCCGGACACTTTGAGTGAGACTTTGGAGGAGCATGAAGTGGTTGGAGAAGCAAGTCTGTCAGACTGTGAGGTTGCAACCAAGAAGAGGAGACAGATGCTTTGTGCCGTTGGGAGGGAAGTGCAAGCTGCTTCCAAGCTGATGAGAAGAAAGCTGCTGAGGTACCGCAAGACCTTGCCTGGCTTGCTTTGGCAAGTGCAAGCTGTTTTCAATCAGGCGATGAGAAGGAAGCTGCTGGGTTACCGCAAAACTTTTGAGTGGCTACATGCAGCACATGTGTGCATTTGGTGGCCCGAATGTGCTGCTTGCTTCAAGTAG